One genomic window of Candidatus Nitrospira inopinata includes the following:
- a CDS encoding TraR/DksA C4-type zinc finger protein — protein sequence MKGRSTAKPAPAVKSSGGSSKSRPTGQQPPRAEMAKYLDIRKDLERQRAAILEEAGGVLTNRPDVPTFPDVSDQASAEVDQNFSMRIRDRERKLLKKIDEALDRMNDATYGICEQCGATIPYKRLKARPVTTLCIACKTAQEEEERARR from the coding sequence ATGAAAGGCCGTTCTACCGCAAAACCAGCTCCCGCAGTTAAGTCATCGGGCGGCTCCTCGAAGTCTCGTCCGACCGGTCAACAGCCCCCCCGCGCCGAGATGGCCAAATACCTGGACATCCGAAAAGACCTCGAACGGCAGCGGGCGGCTATCCTCGAAGAGGCGGGCGGCGTGCTCACCAACCGACCGGACGTCCCGACGTTTCCCGATGTCAGCGATCAGGCCTCGGCGGAGGTGGATCAGAACTTCTCCATGCGAATTCGTGATCGCGAGCGGAAGTTGCTCAAGAAGATCGATGAAGCCCTGGACCGGATGAATGACGCGACGTACGGCATCTGTGAACAGTGCGGAGCAACCATCCCCTACAAGCGTCTGAAAGCCAGGCCCGTGACCACGCTCTGCATTGCGTGCAAGACCGCCCAAGAGGAAGAAGAACGGGCCCGTCGTTGA
- a CDS encoding tetratricopeptide repeat protein, translating to MGDIAKRTVYWAIGLVMSVGIIAGCGQRASVRPSLPPSASDLVLLKSTALCEPKAEFLKKHAPAKPLSNVWGSGREIMIPQARSASQADESYFFDEEGVLVGALFTFPKGLDLGPYPVLRDTLSRLKPAVEFYLTVAQLETASNLDASAIFETGDEKSTTQYLVTGPSKRPILLQASFAIDPYVRLFSPYRREFLNRLQGAQDGKGAPLIEGQGSEDKEPFPSLQQFARGQAAQLAYCGDKNYDVAVDAYQKAITSGFSNKVLLAESHHKLGLSWAAKGQLEKAKTEMLQSLAIRPNVPEVLNNLGTVHIRLGEKVAALRAFERAVTLRPNYAVARYNLAEASEESNPRRALAEYQTFLALVEGNPEEEARAVRARERVKVLKP from the coding sequence GTGGGGGACATCGCCAAGAGGACCGTCTATTGGGCAATCGGTTTGGTGATGAGTGTCGGTATCATCGCCGGCTGCGGACAGCGAGCGTCCGTGCGCCCCAGCCTCCCTCCTTCGGCGTCCGATCTCGTGCTGCTCAAATCGACGGCGCTGTGCGAGCCGAAAGCCGAGTTTCTGAAAAAACATGCTCCGGCGAAGCCCCTGTCGAACGTGTGGGGAAGCGGCCGGGAAATCATGATCCCTCAAGCAAGAAGCGCGTCCCAAGCGGACGAATCCTACTTTTTCGATGAAGAGGGTGTGCTCGTCGGTGCCTTGTTTACTTTCCCCAAGGGACTTGATTTGGGCCCCTATCCCGTGCTGCGGGACACGTTGTCTCGTCTGAAGCCGGCGGTCGAGTTTTATCTGACGGTCGCTCAGTTGGAAACGGCGTCAAACCTGGACGCAAGCGCGATTTTCGAAACCGGCGATGAGAAGAGCACCACGCAATATCTGGTGACCGGCCCGTCGAAGCGACCGATCCTGCTCCAAGCGTCCTTTGCCATCGATCCATACGTGCGGTTGTTTTCCCCGTACCGTCGGGAGTTTCTCAATCGGCTTCAGGGCGCGCAAGACGGCAAGGGGGCTCCGCTCATCGAGGGGCAGGGAAGCGAAGACAAAGAACCCTTCCCTTCACTGCAACAATTCGCCCGCGGGCAAGCCGCTCAACTCGCCTATTGCGGAGACAAAAACTACGACGTTGCCGTCGACGCTTACCAAAAGGCGATCACGAGCGGATTCAGCAACAAAGTGCTGCTCGCCGAATCGCATCACAAACTGGGTCTCTCGTGGGCGGCGAAGGGGCAACTCGAAAAGGCTAAAACGGAGATGCTCCAATCGCTGGCCATCAGACCCAACGTTCCGGAGGTCTTAAATAATCTCGGCACGGTCCATATCAGACTCGGCGAGAAAGTTGCGGCGTTACGGGCGTTTGAACGGGCCGTCACGCTCCGTCCCAATTATGCCGTGGCCCGATACAACTTGGCCGAGGCATCCGAAGAGAGCAATCCCCGACGCGCCCTTGCGGAATACCAGACGTTTCTTGCTCTGGTGGAAGGCAATCCTGAAGAAGAGGCCCGAGCCGTTCGCGCAAGAGAGCGCGTCAAGGTTTTAAAACCGTGA
- the recR gene encoding recombination mediator RecR, with translation MAVDQQGLLARLIRELVRLPGIGQKSAQRLAFHLMKMEREEALRLADAIRSVKEGLAFCRQCRNIAEGDLCEFCLDPKRDRTRILVIEEPSTLYAIERAGAYRGLYHVLLGSLSPLDGVGPSDIRADELVDRVKTGGVEEVILATNPTIEGEATAIYLTKLLKPLGTRVSRIAYGIPVGTDIEYADEVTLLKSIEGRRDL, from the coding sequence TCGATCAACAGGGTCTCTTGGCGCGACTGATCAGAGAATTGGTCCGTCTTCCGGGAATCGGGCAAAAGAGCGCGCAGCGACTCGCCTTTCATCTCATGAAAATGGAACGGGAGGAGGCATTGCGCCTGGCCGACGCGATTCGATCGGTCAAGGAAGGATTGGCGTTCTGCCGGCAATGCCGCAACATCGCCGAAGGAGACCTCTGTGAATTTTGTCTCGACCCCAAGCGCGATCGAACCAGGATTCTCGTCATCGAGGAACCGAGCACGCTGTATGCGATCGAACGGGCGGGCGCGTACCGCGGGCTGTACCATGTTCTCCTGGGTTCCCTCTCTCCCCTTGACGGAGTCGGTCCATCGGACATCCGAGCCGATGAATTGGTCGATCGCGTCAAAACGGGTGGTGTGGAAGAAGTCATCCTCGCGACGAACCCCACCATTGAAGGAGAAGCCACCGCCATTTATCTCACCAAACTGCTCAAGCCGCTCGGAACGCGCGTGTCTCGCATCGCCTACGGCATTCCCGTGGGAACGGACATCGAATACGCCGACGAAGTGACCCTCCTCAAGTCCATCGAAGGGCGCCGAGACCTCTGA